A region from the Arachis ipaensis cultivar K30076 chromosome B01, Araip1.1, whole genome shotgun sequence genome encodes:
- the LOC107626111 gene encoding uncharacterized protein LOC107626111, which yields MKPVQSSNTAKSKLKLSQRAKSKRKRDLKEKDVVLVETPSQFSFAIARTAVAQICQSVGYKKSTQGTLENFTNVAMKYLEATARTAASFANTSNRTEANLFDLINGIHDLYSVQGFPSGSEMHKNDLLRSGALKEIMNFVKYSNEVPFSKPILHKNVSGIPKLESITDSSSSCSNKTKGQGFHIPRWLPEFPEERLYKNCRKVSVKERKFGEKLWEHSLGAEHFSGNLEENKSESQINGINGKEEKDTRIVLAQGRGKVKFRMGGVGGEEEKRVDLGVNMMNRVCKGRKRVSWNLDKLNNCMAVENEDDMSACKRTKIA from the coding sequence ATGAAGCCTGTGCAAAGCAGCAACACTGCAAAAAGCAAATTAAAACTATCCCAAAGGGCTAAAAGCAAACGGAAGAGAGACCTAAAAGAAAAAGATGTTGTATTAGTGGAGACCCCATCTCAGTTCTCATTTGCTATAGCCAGAACTGCAGTTGCTCAGATCTGTCAGTCAGTTGGATATAAAAAATCTACACAGGGTACTCTTGAAAACTTCACCAATGTTGCTATGAAGTATCTCGAAGCAACAGCAAGAACAGCTGCCTCTTTCGCCAACACTTCCAATCGGACTGAAGCTAATCTATTTGACCTCATCAATGGCATTCATGATCTGTACTCTGTTCAAGGGTTTCCCAGTGGCTCAGAGATGCACAAGAATGACTTACTAAGGTCTGGAGCTTTGAAAGAGATTATGAACTTTGTAAAGTACTCTAACGAAGTACCATTTTCCAAACCAATTCTACACAAAAATGTCTCAGGAATTCCAAAGTTAGAATCAATCACTGATTCTAGCTCCTCATGTTCTAATAAAACAAAAGGTCAAGGTTTTCATATTCCAAGATGGCTGCCAGAGTTTCCCGAGGAAAGGTTGTACAAGAATTGTCGTAAGGTTTCGGTTAAGGAGAGGAAATTCGGTGAGAAACTCTGGGAACATTCGCTTGGAGCAGAACATTTCAGTGGTAATTTGGAAGAAAATAAAAGCGAATCACAGATCAATGGGATTAATGggaaagaagagaaagataccAGGATTGTTTTGGCACAGGGAAGAGGAAAAGTGAAGTTTAGGATGGGTGGAGTGGGTGGGGAGGAAGAGAAGCGTGTTGATTTAGGTGTGAATATGATGAATCGTGTCTGCAAAGGAAGGAAACGAGTTTCTTGGAATCTTGATAAATTAAATAACTGTATGGCTGTGGAAAATGAAGATGACATGAGTGCATGCAAGAGAACGAAGATTGCATAG